A stretch of the Arthrobacter stackebrandtii genome encodes the following:
- a CDS encoding Dyp-type peroxidase, protein MNKDGNDTGTGTEGAGGSCPFPGAGGVGRRQFLRRSLLRGAVASGAAVAAGAALSGASAAQSGEAPAAVAGPAESYPFEGPNQAGIYRPAAPQAASCFAVFALTAQDAGELKQLMRTLTARIRFLTTGGVPAPAGSGRPPSDSEVLGPVVPPDGLTVTVGLAAGAFDGRFGLAGKKPEGLTEMRVFPADVPEAKWMGGELLLQVCANSQDTVHHALRDLTRHTRAWIQPQWQVNGFVSPPRPSGTPRNLFGYKDGTANPAEQDGLVWIGPGSGQPDWAVGGTFVVVRIIKMLVEFWDRVSLAEQDTMIGRRRDSGAPLDGTVEADVPRYSDDTMGAVTPLSAHIRLANPRTDETDGSRFLRRGYNYVLGADANGNQDVGLVFACYQANIQKQFETVQERLADEPMTDYIQAVGGQYFIALPGVAGAGGYLGQTLIEGA, encoded by the coding sequence ATGAACAAGGACGGCAACGACACCGGCACTGGCACCGAAGGCGCGGGCGGCAGCTGCCCCTTCCCGGGGGCAGGCGGGGTGGGGCGGCGGCAGTTCCTGCGCCGTTCGCTGCTGCGCGGTGCCGTGGCGTCCGGAGCGGCCGTGGCCGCCGGGGCTGCGCTTTCAGGGGCCTCTGCGGCCCAGTCCGGGGAGGCGCCCGCGGCTGTGGCCGGCCCGGCGGAATCCTATCCCTTTGAAGGGCCGAACCAGGCGGGCATCTACCGCCCGGCCGCCCCGCAGGCGGCCTCCTGCTTTGCCGTGTTCGCCCTGACGGCGCAGGACGCCGGGGAGCTGAAGCAGCTGATGCGCACGCTCACCGCACGCATCCGCTTCCTGACCACCGGAGGGGTGCCGGCGCCCGCGGGTTCCGGCAGGCCGCCGTCGGACTCCGAGGTGCTGGGGCCGGTGGTGCCCCCGGACGGGCTCACCGTGACCGTGGGACTGGCGGCAGGGGCGTTTGACGGCCGCTTTGGGCTGGCCGGGAAGAAGCCGGAGGGGCTGACGGAGATGCGGGTCTTTCCCGCCGACGTGCCCGAGGCGAAGTGGATGGGCGGCGAGCTTCTCCTGCAGGTGTGTGCCAATTCCCAGGACACCGTCCACCACGCGCTGCGGGACCTGACGCGGCACACGCGGGCCTGGATCCAGCCGCAGTGGCAGGTCAACGGCTTTGTTTCGCCGCCGCGGCCATCCGGCACGCCGCGGAACCTGTTCGGCTACAAGGACGGCACGGCCAATCCGGCGGAGCAGGACGGGCTGGTGTGGATCGGGCCGGGGTCCGGGCAGCCGGACTGGGCCGTGGGCGGGACCTTTGTGGTGGTGCGCATCATCAAGATGCTCGTGGAGTTCTGGGACCGGGTGTCGCTGGCGGAACAGGACACCATGATCGGGCGGCGCCGGGACAGCGGGGCGCCGCTGGACGGCACGGTTGAGGCGGACGTGCCGCGCTACTCGGACGACACCATGGGTGCCGTGACACCGTTGAGCGCCCACATCCGCCTGGCAAACCCGCGCACGGACGAGACCGACGGTTCCCGCTTCCTGCGACGCGGCTACAACTATGTGCTGGGTGCCGACGCCAACGGCAACCAGGATGTGGGGCTGGTTTTCGCCTGCTACCAGGCCAACATCCAGAAACAGTTTGAGACCGTCCAGGAGCGCCTGGCGGATGAGCCCATGACCGACTACATCCAGGCGGTGGGCGGTCAATACTTCATTGCCCTGCCGGGTGTGGCCGGTGCCGGCGGGTACTTGGGCCAGACCCTCATCGAGGGCGCGTAG
- a CDS encoding DUF4082 domain-containing protein has translation MFKNIQFRGPALVRLATLPVAAAMVFSFLTASMAPGPAVETAQGAAADPCAVPVTNAVACENSKPGSSPLDWYVPGTGDPDIQGFGTSMSINAGESISFKVKTAATKYHVNIFRLGYYQGLGARQMQGDILPSATLPQSQPACAQFPATGLIDCGNWAVSASWAAPADAVSGLYIAVLTRDDIAPTSAHSGVSQIPFVLRNDGSTTDMVVQTSDPTWQAYNSYGGNSLYGCTVACPPGNPLAYKAAFKVSYNRPFFYTNINDPNWYQSSEYPMIFFLEQNGYDVSYISGLDTATRPAQLLNHNVFMSSGHDEYWSGAQRSNVEAARDAGVNLAFFTGNEIFWRTRWEPSQAGPATANRTLVSYKDTHFNAPTDPVEWTGTWRDPRYGTATGGGNPENALTGQIFLVNSGSTDITVPAAYAKMRLWRNTAAASLTGSQVLTLGAGLDTLGYEWDVDADDGFRPAGLIRMSSTTYNAPEVFTDYGSTVAPATATHNLTLYKAPSGALVFGSGTVQWSWGLSVAGTVQWAWGLSDGRPNTDPNMQQATMNLLADMNAQPATPMAGLVPASASADTTAPASTITAPAAGTTVADGTTMTITGTASDTGGVVAGVEVSTDNGATWHPAVGTASWSYTWVAHGTPAQTIRSRATDDSGNIEASGPARVVGTTCPCSVFGTAAPAVADSGDTNAGEFGVKFTADTTGTIKGLRFYKAAANKGTHVGSLWGLDGTLLARGTFTNETASGWQTMTFATPVPVTANTVYVASYYAPQGHYSETTGYMYNNPSPMPLGSSTVDAGHLHLLRSVPGTANGIYTYAGAPTFPDKSFSGENYWVDVNFLPDAAGAPAVMVKTPANGATGQARAVAPSATFNQAAVPASISFTLAGPGGTSVAGATSYAAGTNTATFTPSAPLAYGTTYTATVSGAANAAGQAMAAPVTWSFTTLPAPVPPTVTSTSPTAGATGVGIAVKPTATFDQDVTAASITFTLKDSAGTAVPATAAYASANRTVTLTPGQPLAYGKQYTATVSGATTAAGLPLAAPSTWSFTTTPPPPPPTVASATPADGTANAALSTAPKAVFSTDVAPASIVMTVKDASGAAVAGAVAYDAAAKAATFTPTALLAFGTSFTATVSAATSTAGQGLAAPFSWTFTTVAAPICPCTVFSGSDAPATGSEPDTDKVQLGMKFRSDLPGYITGIRFYKGSANTGTHTGYLWSRTGTLLSSVTFANETASGWQQADLASPVAITPNTTYVVSYLAPNGGYSATSGGLAAAKVNAPLTGLASGLDGLNGVFRYGDSNFPTDSFQNTNYWVDAVFSPTATPAPKVSATTPAANASGVVPSVAPRATFNWAVDPATVSFTLKDPAGTAVPGTLSYDSVANASTFTPGQQLAYATAYTATVSGAKNQAGGTMAAPYSWTFTTMAAPACPCSVFPVAATPGTTSANDPDAVQLGMRFRSDVGGTVTGVKFYKGAGNTGTHTGYLWSGTGSLLGTVTFTNETASGWQSAQFTTPIPIAANTAYIVSYFAPNGHYAADSGGFTGAVDKAPLHAPASTSTAGNGVYRYGDSTFPTASFQSSNYWVDVIFTTP, from the coding sequence ATGTTCAAGAATATTCAGTTCCGCGGGCCGGCACTGGTCCGCTTGGCAACCCTGCCCGTCGCCGCGGCGATGGTGTTTTCCTTCCTGACGGCGAGCATGGCCCCCGGACCAGCGGTGGAGACCGCCCAGGGCGCGGCCGCCGACCCGTGCGCCGTGCCCGTCACCAATGCCGTGGCGTGTGAAAACTCCAAGCCCGGCTCCAGCCCGCTGGACTGGTACGTGCCCGGGACGGGCGACCCCGACATCCAGGGCTTCGGCACCTCCATGAGCATCAACGCCGGGGAATCCATCTCCTTCAAGGTCAAGACGGCGGCCACCAAGTACCACGTGAACATCTTCCGGCTCGGCTACTACCAGGGCCTTGGCGCCCGGCAGATGCAGGGCGACATCCTTCCCTCCGCCACCCTCCCGCAGTCCCAGCCGGCCTGCGCGCAGTTCCCCGCAACCGGGCTCATCGACTGTGGCAACTGGGCGGTCTCGGCCAGCTGGGCCGCACCCGCGGACGCCGTGTCAGGGCTGTACATTGCGGTGCTGACCCGGGACGACATCGCACCGACCTCCGCCCACAGCGGCGTCAGCCAGATCCCATTTGTGCTCCGCAACGACGGCAGCACTACCGACATGGTTGTCCAGACCTCCGACCCGACCTGGCAGGCGTACAACTCCTACGGCGGCAACAGCCTGTACGGCTGCACCGTGGCCTGCCCGCCGGGCAACCCGCTGGCATACAAGGCAGCCTTCAAGGTCTCCTACAACCGCCCGTTCTTCTACACCAACATCAACGACCCCAACTGGTACCAGAGCTCCGAGTACCCCATGATCTTCTTCCTGGAGCAGAACGGCTACGACGTCAGCTACATCAGCGGCCTGGACACGGCCACCCGGCCGGCGCAACTGCTGAACCACAACGTGTTCATGTCCTCCGGCCATGACGAATACTGGTCCGGGGCGCAGCGCAGCAACGTGGAGGCCGCCCGCGACGCCGGCGTGAACCTGGCCTTCTTCACCGGCAACGAGATCTTCTGGCGGACCCGGTGGGAGCCCAGCCAGGCCGGCCCCGCCACCGCCAACCGCACCCTGGTGTCCTACAAGGACACCCACTTCAACGCACCCACCGACCCCGTGGAATGGACGGGGACCTGGCGCGACCCGCGCTACGGCACGGCCACCGGCGGCGGGAACCCGGAGAACGCCCTGACGGGCCAGATCTTCCTGGTCAACTCCGGCTCCACGGATATCACCGTCCCGGCCGCCTACGCCAAGATGCGGCTATGGCGGAACACGGCCGCGGCCAGCCTCACCGGCTCCCAGGTGCTGACGCTGGGCGCCGGGCTGGACACGCTGGGCTATGAGTGGGACGTTGACGCCGACGACGGCTTCCGCCCCGCCGGGCTCATCCGCATGTCCTCCACCACGTACAACGCCCCCGAGGTGTTCACCGACTACGGCTCCACCGTGGCACCTGCCACCGCCACCCACAACCTCACCCTGTACAAGGCGCCCAGCGGGGCCCTCGTGTTCGGCTCCGGCACCGTCCAGTGGTCCTGGGGGCTGTCCGTGGCAGGCACCGTCCAGTGGGCGTGGGGCCTGTCCGACGGCCGGCCCAACACCGATCCGAACATGCAGCAGGCCACCATGAACCTTCTGGCCGACATGAACGCCCAGCCGGCCACACCCATGGCCGGGCTGGTGCCTGCGAGCGCCTCGGCCGACACGACGGCCCCCGCCAGCACCATCACTGCACCGGCGGCCGGCACCACGGTGGCCGACGGCACCACAATGACCATCACCGGAACCGCAAGCGACACGGGCGGGGTGGTGGCCGGCGTCGAGGTTTCCACAGACAACGGCGCAACATGGCATCCTGCCGTGGGGACCGCCTCGTGGAGCTACACGTGGGTGGCGCACGGCACGCCCGCACAAACCATCCGCTCGCGCGCCACGGACGACAGCGGGAACATTGAGGCCAGCGGCCCGGCCAGGGTGGTGGGCACCACGTGCCCGTGCTCCGTCTTCGGCACCGCAGCCCCGGCCGTTGCCGATTCCGGCGACACGAACGCGGGAGAGTTTGGCGTAAAGTTCACCGCCGACACCACCGGGACCATCAAGGGGCTGCGCTTCTACAAGGCCGCAGCCAACAAGGGCACCCATGTGGGCAGCCTGTGGGGCCTTGACGGCACGCTGCTGGCCCGCGGCACGTTCACGAACGAGACGGCCAGCGGCTGGCAGACCATGACGTTTGCCACGCCGGTGCCGGTCACGGCGAACACCGTGTACGTGGCCTCCTACTATGCGCCGCAGGGCCACTACTCGGAAACCACCGGGTACATGTACAACAACCCCTCGCCCATGCCGCTGGGATCCAGCACCGTGGACGCCGGCCACCTGCACCTGCTGCGCAGCGTGCCCGGGACCGCCAACGGCATCTACACCTATGCCGGCGCACCCACGTTCCCGGACAAGTCCTTCAGCGGGGAGAACTACTGGGTTGACGTGAACTTCCTGCCCGACGCCGCCGGCGCCCCGGCCGTGATGGTCAAGACGCCGGCCAACGGGGCCACCGGGCAGGCCCGGGCCGTTGCACCGTCCGCAACGTTCAACCAGGCCGCGGTCCCGGCCAGCATCAGCTTCACGCTGGCAGGCCCCGGCGGGACGTCCGTGGCCGGTGCCACGAGCTATGCCGCCGGCACCAACACCGCCACGTTCACGCCGTCGGCCCCGCTGGCGTACGGCACCACGTACACGGCCACAGTCTCCGGTGCGGCCAATGCGGCCGGGCAGGCCATGGCCGCACCCGTGACGTGGAGCTTCACCACCCTGCCCGCGCCCGTGCCGCCCACGGTCACCTCCACCAGCCCCACCGCCGGGGCCACCGGTGTGGGGATTGCCGTGAAGCCCACGGCGACCTTTGACCAGGACGTGACGGCGGCGTCGATCACGTTCACCTTGAAGGACTCCGCCGGCACGGCCGTGCCCGCCACCGCCGCCTATGCCTCCGCCAACCGCACCGTGACCCTGACCCCGGGCCAGCCGCTGGCCTACGGCAAGCAGTACACGGCCACGGTCTCCGGCGCCACCACTGCGGCCGGGCTGCCGCTTGCGGCACCGAGCACCTGGTCGTTCACCACCACGCCGCCGCCACCGCCGCCAACCGTGGCCTCGGCCACCCCGGCGGACGGCACCGCAAACGCCGCCCTCAGCACGGCCCCCAAGGCCGTGTTCAGCACCGACGTGGCGCCCGCCTCGATCGTGATGACGGTCAAGGACGCCTCCGGGGCCGCCGTTGCCGGGGCCGTGGCCTACGACGCCGCCGCCAAGGCCGCGACGTTCACCCCGACCGCCCTTCTGGCGTTTGGCACCAGCTTCACCGCCACTGTCAGCGCCGCCACGAGCACTGCCGGGCAGGGCCTTGCGGCACCGTTCTCCTGGACGTTCACCACCGTGGCGGCACCCATCTGCCCGTGCACCGTGTTCTCCGGCTCCGACGCGCCCGCGACCGGGTCCGAACCGGACACGGACAAGGTGCAGCTGGGCATGAAGTTCCGGTCCGACCTGCCCGGCTACATCACCGGCATCCGCTTCTACAAGGGCTCTGCCAACACGGGCACGCACACCGGCTACCTGTGGAGCCGCACCGGCACCCTGCTCTCCTCCGTGACGTTCGCCAATGAGACTGCGAGCGGCTGGCAGCAGGCCGACCTGGCATCACCGGTGGCCATCACCCCCAACACCACCTACGTGGTGTCGTACCTGGCACCCAACGGCGGGTACTCCGCCACCAGCGGCGGCCTGGCAGCCGCCAAGGTCAACGCGCCCCTGACCGGTCTCGCCAGCGGCCTTGACGGGCTCAACGGCGTGTTCCGCTACGGCGACTCGAACTTCCCCACGGACAGCTTCCAGAACACCAACTACTGGGTGGACGCCGTGTTCAGCCCCACCGCCACCCCGGCTCCCAAGGTCTCGGCCACGACGCCGGCGGCCAACGCCTCCGGGGTGGTGCCCTCCGTGGCGCCGCGCGCCACATTCAACTGGGCCGTTGACCCGGCCACCGTGTCCTTCACCCTCAAGGACCCGGCCGGCACGGCGGTGCCCGGCACCCTGTCCTACGACTCCGTAGCCAACGCCTCCACCTTCACCCCCGGCCAGCAGCTGGCCTATGCGACGGCGTACACCGCCACCGTGTCCGGGGCGAAGAACCAGGCGGGAGGGACGATGGCTGCCCCCTACAGCTGGACCTTCACCACGATGGCCGCACCGGCCTGCCCGTGCAGCGTCTTCCCCGTCGCGGCAACACCTGGCACCACCAGCGCGAACGACCCGGACGCCGTCCAGCTCGGCATGAGGTTCCGCTCCGATGTGGGCGGCACCGTGACCGGCGTGAAGTTCTACAAGGGGGCGGGAAACACCGGCACGCACACCGGCTACCTGTGGTCCGGCACCGGGTCCCTGCTGGGCACGGTGACGTTCACCAATGAGACTGCCAGCGGCTGGCAGAGCGCCCAGTTCACCACGCCCATCCCGATCGCCGCCAACACGGCCTACATCGTGTCCTACTTCGCCCCGAACGGGCACTACGCCGCCGATTCCGGCGGGTTCACCGGCGCTGTGGACAAGGCGCCGCTGCACGCACCGGCATCGACGTCCACGGCCGGCAACGGCGTCTACCGCTACGGCGACTCCACGTTCCCCACGGCCAGCTTCCAGTCCTCCAACTACTGGGTCGACGTCATCTTCACGACCCCCTAG
- a CDS encoding EfeM/EfeO family lipoprotein → MTAEGKAAAPERGRLRREWALTALACTASATLLAAVVAGIPQSQPSAVGQAGVATVTVTDTACGAQLPQQPTGLRSFVVENSGSAPQEVYLVAMPAVGSVVRTIVLGPGTSVPLSAVLGPGQYAFQCLLGGQEQGRSPEFTVAGPVPEGANPGIAETFTGELQKADNLYLKYVDHVLEQLDADLGTLSASLASGDRGRAQSDWLTARREWSLLGAAYGSFGDLGESIAGSPDASLGAADPNFKGLLRIEHGLWHGESPESLVPLADAARADVAALSAQAPTLVVQKGSLPLRAHEILEDTLRDQLSGQADQGAGMALAITASDVSVTRTVVTDLAASLDSRRPGFTDEVAAGLDAIDAALAPLHDGDSWTRLQDASPAQRRQVNAAVSAALEVLADIPQLLILPQGSE, encoded by the coding sequence ATGACGGCCGAAGGGAAGGCTGCTGCCCCGGAGCGGGGAAGGCTGCGGCGGGAATGGGCGCTGACGGCCCTAGCCTGCACGGCGTCCGCCACCCTGCTGGCCGCGGTGGTGGCCGGCATCCCGCAAAGCCAGCCGTCCGCCGTCGGACAGGCCGGCGTGGCCACCGTGACCGTGACCGACACCGCCTGCGGCGCCCAGCTGCCGCAGCAGCCCACGGGCCTGCGCAGCTTCGTGGTGGAAAACAGCGGCTCCGCACCCCAGGAGGTGTACCTGGTGGCGATGCCCGCGGTGGGCTCCGTGGTGCGCACGATCGTTCTGGGGCCGGGGACGTCCGTGCCGCTGTCGGCCGTCCTGGGGCCGGGGCAGTACGCGTTCCAGTGCCTGCTGGGCGGGCAGGAGCAGGGGCGCTCGCCGGAGTTCACCGTGGCGGGGCCGGTGCCGGAGGGCGCCAACCCGGGCATCGCCGAGACCTTTACGGGGGAACTGCAGAAGGCCGACAACCTCTACCTGAAGTACGTGGACCATGTGCTGGAGCAGCTGGACGCGGACCTGGGCACGCTGTCGGCCTCGCTGGCCTCAGGCGACCGGGGGCGGGCGCAGTCGGACTGGCTCACGGCCCGCCGGGAATGGTCGCTGCTGGGTGCGGCCTACGGCAGCTTCGGCGACCTGGGCGAGAGCATCGCCGGAAGCCCGGACGCCTCCCTCGGGGCGGCCGACCCCAACTTCAAGGGCCTGCTGCGGATTGAGCACGGGCTGTGGCACGGCGAAAGCCCGGAATCGCTGGTGCCGCTGGCGGACGCGGCCAGGGCGGACGTGGCCGCGCTGTCGGCGCAGGCGCCGACGCTGGTGGTGCAGAAGGGCTCGCTGCCGCTGCGCGCCCACGAGATCCTTGAGGACACGCTGCGCGACCAGCTCTCCGGCCAGGCCGACCAGGGCGCGGGCATGGCGCTGGCCATCACGGCCTCCGACGTGTCGGTCACCCGGACAGTGGTCACCGACCTCGCCGCCAGCCTGGATTCGAGGCGCCCCGGGTTCACCGACGAGGTGGCGGCCGGCTTGGACGCCATTGACGCCGCCCTGGCACCCCTGCACGACGGCGACTCCTGGACCCGGCTGCAGGACGCCTCCCCGGCGCAGCGGCGGCAGGTCAACGCCGCCGTGTCCGCCGCCCTGGAGGTCCTGGCCGACATCCCCCAGCTGCTGATCCTGCCGCAGGGCAGCGAATAA